The window TTGGGTTGATATTCCAGGCCGTTTTCCCGGCGCAGTTTGTCGATAATGGCCTCTTTTAGCTTTAAGGTGCCTCCCACCGGTGTATAGCGGGTATCCCCGGCCTTAATGGCCGCAATGGCCGCTTCTTTAATATGCTCGGGAGTGTCAAAATCCGGCTCCCCCACTCCGAAACTAATGACTTTAACACCGGAAGCCTTTAATTGTTTGGCTTTGGCATCAATGGAAAGGGTCGGTGAAGGGCTGATTCCCATAGCCCGTTCTGCTAATCTCACGGTTATATCTCCTCACATCGGTAAATTCCAGGGATCATTTCTCTGGTGTGCAACTAAAATTCAACTTGGCCGATATTCTTCTTCATTCTCTCCAGGGCTTCAACAATCCGTTCCTTGGGCATGGTAATGGAGATGCGGAAATACCCCTCTCCCTGTTCGCCATAACCGTTGCCCGGAGTAATGACCACGCCGGCCTTGTCGATGACAAATTCGGCAAAGGAAGCCGAGGTAAAACCTTTGGGCACCGGCGCCCAAATATAAAAGGTGGCCTTGGGTTTTTCCAGGTTCCAGCCCATGGCGTTCAACCCGTCAACCACAATATCCCGGCGCTCCCGGTAAATTTCATTATTGGCGGTTACCGCATCCTGGGGCCCGGACAGTCCGGCCATAGCGGCATATTGAACGGCCTGGAACTGACCCGAGTCAATATTGCTCTTAAAACGTCCCAGGGCTTCAATGACCTCGGCATTTCCCACCGCCCATCCAATGCGCCAGCCGGTCATATTGTAGGCTTTGGAAACCGAGCTAAATTCAATGCCCACTTCTTTGGCTCCGGGTATTTGCATAAAGGAAAGGGGGCTGTAGCCGTCAAAAGAAACCTCGGAATAAGCATTATCGTGACAAATTAAAATTTCGTATTTTTGGGCAAAGGCAATGGCCTCCCGATAAAATTTCTCGTCTGCCACCGCCCCGGTGGGATTGTTGGGGTAATTCAGGAACATCATTTTCGCCTTGCGGGCCGCGTCTTCAGGAATGGCCGAAAAATCCGGCAGAAAGCCCCGGGCAGCCGTTAAGGGCATATAGTAAGGTTCGGCTCCGGCTAAAATGGCGCCGCCGCTGTAAACGGGATAGCCCGGATCCGGCACCAGCACAAGGTCGCCGGGATTTAGATAGCACCAGGAAATATGGGCAATGCCTTCTTTGGAGCCAATTAAAGCCACCACTTCGCTTTTGGGGTCCAGTTGAACCTGAAAACGCCGGTTGTAAAAATCGGCCACCGCCTGACGATAGGACAGCATGCCCACAGAAGAAGGATACTGGTGATTCTCCGGAACCAGCGCCTGTTTTTGCAGCTCCGTGATGATGTGCTGCGGTGTGGGTATATCGGGATCCCCGATACCGAGGCTAATGACGTCAATTCCTGCCTCCTTTTTCTCGGCAATGACCTTTTCAATACGGGCAAAAAGGTAAGGGGGCAGATTTTTAATCCGCTGGGCTTCTTCAAAGCGCAAATTTTTCTCCTCCTTTATGCATTACAGTCGTGCAAAGTATAACAATTTACTGAAAGAAAGATCAACAGGCTCAGGGTTTGTATACTGTATATTCCCCGTGGAACACTTCCGTTGCCGGACCTGTCATATACAGTTTGCCGTTTTCCGCCCACTCAATCTCCAGCGGGCCGCCGGGCAGGTGAACGGTAACCTTTCTTTCCGTCAGGCCGTTCAGCACTCCGGCCACAGCCACCGCGCAGGCTCCGGTGCCGCAGGCCAGGGTGGGACCGGCTCCGCGCTCCCAGACAATCATTTTCACTTCCCGGGGGCTGAGCATTTGGACAAATTCCACGTTGGTTTTCCGTGGAAAGGCCGGGTGTGTTTCAATCCGGGGTCCAATTTCCGTAAGGGCGACCGCAGCAACATCCGGAACAAAAATAATGCAATGGGGATTGCCCATGGAAACGGTGGTAATCCGGTAATTCTCCCCGTCTACTTCCAAATTTTCTCCCACCACCTGTCCGGCGGGACCCAGCATGGGAATTTCCGTCCGCTCCAGCCTGGGATAACCCATATCCACTTTAACGGCCTGTACTTTACCGTCCTGGTGCAGAACCTGCGGGGCAATAATTCCCGCCAGGGTTTCTACCTTTATCTCCTCTTTCCGAACAATATTATGCTCGTAAAGATACTTGGCCACACAGCGAATGGCATTGCCGCACATTTCCGCTTCACTGCCGTCGGAATTAATAATTCTCATGCGGACATCGGCCACACCGGAATCCAACAACAAAACCAAACCATCGGCTCCGATGCCAAACTTCCGGTCGCACATTTCTACTGCCAGTGAGGCGTAATCATCGGGAAAGCCTTCCCCGGTGCCGGCATTGACCACAATAAAGTCATTACCCAAGCCATGTACTTTGGTAAAGAACAAAATGAGCCCCCCTTGAAATCCTGTTGGTAATCATCCTATGCTTTGAAACATTTAACTGTAGTATGTCCCCTGCCCGGTAAATTTCTACGAATCCTCTTGTTTTCCTGCACTGCCGGGCATTGTACATTGTATATCTTTAACCGTCCAAGGCAAATATCCCACAGCTTCCTGTTAGAATGGCAGCACCCGTCTGCCATAAATTCATGGTGTAGAAATGAGAGAATTTACTTAACTTAAATGCAGCAGGGGGTATTCCTATGGACAAAAAATATATGAAGATCGCTATTATCGGGGCCGGTCCGGCAGGTTTGGCCTGTGCTCTGCAGTGTGAAAAACTTGGCGTTATTACGGACCTTTTTGACAGTGATAGCGGTGTTGGTTGGAATTGGCCCTCGGTGATCCTCCTGTTAAATGTTTTTGAAGTACCCATGGGGGGAGACATCCGGGATTATTTAAGAGATAATTTTAAACTGGATCTGCAACCTCTCTCCAACATTGATAAATTAATTCTTAAGTCCCCCATGAGAAAGCCGTCATAAAGGGGAACCTCGGTTATTTCTATCCCCGAGGAAAGCATGAAAATTCTTTGGAAAACCAATTGCGACGCTTATTAAAAACCACGGCAATCCATTTAAATCGGCCGGCAGACTATCGGGAACTGTCAAAAAAATATGATTATGTGGTGGTAGCCACCGGCAATGAAGCAGTGGCCAAAAACCTAGGGGTTTGGCAAGAGTATGGGACTGTCTATATTCACAGCGGCTTAGCTGCCGGGGAATTTGATATCCGTACCCAAAGTGTTTATTTTAATACAGCCTATGCCAAACAAGGGTATGGGAGATTAACACCCATTAGTAACTATCAAGCGGTGGTAGACCTTTACGGTATAGGAATGGATCCATGGGAAATGGACAAAAAATTTCAACAGTTTCTTGAAACTGAGGGCTTATCCGATTTACAAATGACCTTTAGAATGATTTTGCCGCCCTTCTCAACGGGTAAAATTAAAAAATTTCAAGTGGACAATATCTTTTTGGTTGGCAGAGCGGCAGGATTAACCGAAAGACTCACCGGAACAGGGTGCGTCGCCGCATTATCCAGCGGGTTTCTGGCAGCGGAAG is drawn from Desulforamulus ruminis DSM 2154 and contains these coding sequences:
- a CDS encoding NAD(P)-binding protein, whose protein sequence is MDKKYMKIAIIGAGPAGLACALQCEKLGVITDLFDSDSGVGWNWPSVILLLNVFEVPMGGDIRDYLRDNFKLDLQPLSNIDKLILKSPMRKPS
- a CDS encoding dehydrogenase, whose protein sequence is MENQLRRLLKTTAIHLNRPADYRELSKKYDYVVVATGNEAVAKNLGVWQEYGTVYIHSGLAAGEFDIRTQSVYFNTAYAKQGYGRLTPISNYQAVVDLYGIGMDPWEMDKKFQQFLETEGLSDLQMTFRMILPPFSTGKIKKFQVDNIFLVGRAAGLTERLTGTGCVAALSSGFLAAEAMIKEKSYADLVKPLQEHIENISSFRKIYEKLNNEGLDKMVKLSSNPLIKFPLYNSPVSFMDILGSALKRVVD
- the dapF gene encoding diaminopimelate epimerase, which produces MFFTKVHGLGNDFIVVNAGTGEGFPDDYASLAVEMCDRKFGIGADGLVLLLDSGVADVRMRIINSDGSEAEMCGNAIRCVAKYLYEHNIVRKEEIKVETLAGIIAPQVLHQDGKVQAVKVDMGYPRLERTEIPMLGPAGQVVGENLEVDGENYRITTVSMGNPHCIIFVPDVAAVALTEIGPRIETHPAFPRKTNVEFVQMLSPREVKMIVWERGAGPTLACGTGACAVAVAGVLNGLTERKVTVHLPGGPLEIEWAENGKLYMTGPATEVFHGEYTVYKP
- a CDS encoding LL-diaminopimelate aminotransferase encodes the protein MRFEEAQRIKNLPPYLFARIEKVIAEKKEAGIDVISLGIGDPDIPTPQHIITELQKQALVPENHQYPSSVGMLSYRQAVADFYNRRFQVQLDPKSEVVALIGSKEGIAHISWCYLNPGDLVLVPDPGYPVYSGGAILAGAEPYYMPLTAARGFLPDFSAIPEDAARKAKMMFLNYPNNPTGAVADEKFYREAIAFAQKYEILICHDNAYSEVSFDGYSPLSFMQIPGAKEVGIEFSSVSKAYNMTGWRIGWAVGNAEVIEALGRFKSNIDSGQFQAVQYAAMAGLSGPQDAVTANNEIYRERRDIVVDGLNAMGWNLEKPKATFYIWAPVPKGFTSASFAEFVIDKAGVVITPGNGYGEQGEGYFRISITMPKERIVEALERMKKNIGQVEF